The nucleotide window TCGCGTGTTTTTCTCTTCTTATATGCAGGAGCATTTCCAAACACAAAAATTGGCTCTCCAGCGAAATGAAAATCCCATAAATAATGCTCGGGGTCTCGAGGGCTGTCTTCAGGCCATTCAACCTTATCTACTTTATGTAAGTATTGAAGTATCTCCCAAAATTGCTTTCTGTAATCTTCAAGTGAACCCTCTTGCTCAAAAGGCTCTACAAATACAAATAAACCATGTCTCTTGTAGTTTGGTAATTTAAATAAATCTAGAAAACCCTCTAATGCAGAAGGTAGATTACTCCAATCGTTTTGATTGATGTAAGCATAGCGGAGCTCACCTTTCAGCTCGCCACTCATTCCAAAAAAACAGGGAAATGTCTTATCTGTTACCGTGTTATGAAAAGTTTCGTATTCTTTATAAAGCCAACTCGGTAAGTCTGTTCTTGTTTGAAAATCTGCTTTTGTTAATAAAGCTTGCCTCTTCGTAAGCATACAATCGCCTCCGTTATCTTTATTTACGTATTTGATAGTCATTACCCTATCCAAAATTTCTTAAAACAACGATGAGAATATGAAAATAACACCACTAATTGTTTATTAAATGAAATGTTAAGGGAAAGAAAAGGGATGTATTAAGAAAATGGAGGATAACTTATGGTTAATACAATTTCAAAGCAATCCCAAATACAATGTCAAAGTGAATATGGAACACTAAAAAAAGTGGTCTTATGTGAACCACAATACATGGAAATTAAAGAAGTAATTAATGATGTTCAAAAAAAATATATAAATGATAATATCGACCGTACATTAGCCGTTTCGCAACACCAAATATTTGAGCAAACTTTACTAAATGCGGGAGTAGAAGTCATTAAACTACGACCAAGTAAAGACCACCCTGAACAAGTTTTTACAAGAGATATTGGTTTTTCTTTAGGAAGTCACTTATTTATTTCCGAGATGGCGAATCCAATTCGTCAAGGTGAAGAGAAAGTATTAGCTCATTGGATGAATAAACATGGCATATCCTATAAGAAGCTTTCAACACATTCCATTGAAGGTGGCGATGTAATTGTAGACGGCAATCGTGTATTTATTGGAATTAGCCATCGTACATGTAAGAAAGCTATTCATGCTTTGCAAAAAGAATTACCTGATTTTGAGATTATACCTATTGCTTTTAATCCGAAGTATTTACATTTAGACTGTGTGTTTAATATTCTTTCATCAAAAGATGCGTTAATTTATCCTGATGCGTTCGATCAAAATAACTTGGATCTATTGTCGAGCCTGTATCATTTAATCGAAGTGAGTGAAAGTGAACAGTTCTCAATGGGGACGAATGTATTGTCGATTGGTCATAAACGAGTGTTAAGCTTGCCAATAAACCGAGATGTTAATAGGAAGATGAGACAATATGGATATGAAGTGTTGGAAGTGGATTTTTCAGAAATAATTAAATCAGGTGGTTCATTCAGATGTTGTTCATTGCCAATTGTGCGACACTAAAAAATAGTACAGAGCATTTTATGGGAAAATTTTTCCTAATATTACATGGAGAATGACCTATTTTAGTGTATATTTAAAGTAAATTAATAAACACGCAGAAATGGTTGCGTTAGTTGAAAGGAACGGACAATGAGAAGGATTATTTTATCGACAGAAAGTGGCGCGGATTTGCCGAAAGACCTGGTTGAAAAATATCAAATTCAAGTAGTACCGATGCACGTTGTCATGGAAGGGAAAGACTATTTAGATGGTGAGCTATCCGTAGAGGAAGTTTTTGATTATCATAGCCGCACCAAAAAAATACCTTCAACAGCAGCAACGAATGTACATGAGTATCATGAATTATTTACGAAAATTAGAATGAATTTTCCTGATAGTATTGTTATTCACATTGGTTATACGTCAAAAGCATCTGCTTCTTTTCAAAGTGCATTAATTGCAGCAGAAGATTTTGAAAACCTCTTTTTAATTGATACGTTAAATGTAACAGGTGGATTAGCCGCCATCGTGATGTATGCGGTCACTCTACTTGAGGAAGATCCTTCCATTGACCATGTTCAACTAATAGAAAAAATAGAATCGGTCGTTCCTAAAACAAGATTAGCCTTCATTCCAGGTAGTTTAGACTTTTTAAGAGCGGGTGGACGTGTAAGTAACATTGCTTATATTGGAGGGGCGTTGTTAAAAATAAAGCCCTGTATCGAACTAAAAGAAGGAAAACTTGTTTCAACTAGAAAATATCGTGGGCATATGAGCATCGTTGCGGAGAAACTTATGCGAGATTACTTAAATGAATACGATATTAATAGAAAACAACTGTACTTAATCTACTCTATTGGACTGGGAGAAAGTATTAAGAGGCAAGTAGAGATAATTGCAAAGGAAACAGGCTTCGAAAATGTTACATGGATGCAAGCTGGGGCAATGATTTCTACCCATGCTGGACCTGGAGGCTTTGGAATCGCAGGAATAGAAAAATAGAATTTGTCATAATGAACGAAGATCCAGAGTGGGCTTCGTTCTTTTTTCTGGAAAAGCAATAATATTTTTTTGTTGAAGTTTTCTTTAGATAGGCTTAATAGAAAAATAAAAAAGTACTTGTGAATATTTCAGGGGGAATCTTAAATGAACATAACAACGGACAGATTAATAATACGTAATTTTACATATGACGATTGGCTAGATGTGCATTCATATACATCGGACACGAATGTTATGAAGTATATACCAGAGGGTGTTTTAACGAGTGAAGATGCGAAGAAATTTGTAAAGGAAAATAGCAGTCAAGATGCTAAGTATTTCCCTGTGCTATTAAAGAAAGATCATACATTGATTGGTCATATTGTG belongs to Solibacillus sp. FSL R7-0682 and includes:
- a CDS encoding dimethylarginine dimethylaminohydrolase family protein; the encoded protein is MVNTISKQSQIQCQSEYGTLKKVVLCEPQYMEIKEVINDVQKKYINDNIDRTLAVSQHQIFEQTLLNAGVEVIKLRPSKDHPEQVFTRDIGFSLGSHLFISEMANPIRQGEEKVLAHWMNKHGISYKKLSTHSIEGGDVIVDGNRVFIGISHRTCKKAIHALQKELPDFEIIPIAFNPKYLHLDCVFNILSSKDALIYPDAFDQNNLDLLSSLYHLIEVSESEQFSMGTNVLSIGHKRVLSLPINRDVNRKMRQYGYEVLEVDFSEIIKSGGSFRCCSLPIVRH
- a CDS encoding YqcI/YcgG family protein; the encoded protein is MLTKRQALLTKADFQTRTDLPSWLYKEYETFHNTVTDKTFPCFFGMSGELKGELRYAYINQNDWSNLPSALEGFLDLFKLPNYKRHGLFVFVEPFEQEGSLEDYRKQFWEILQYLHKVDKVEWPEDSPRDPEHYLWDFHFAGEPIFVFGNAPAYKKRKTRDLGNAMVLGFQPRKIFEGLEGTEIGGIMSRDKVRKRVEVWDQLPKHPDIGHFGDPTHNEWKQFFIGDDIEPIQGKCPFRHKSHI
- a CDS encoding DegV family protein; amino-acid sequence: MRRIILSTESGADLPKDLVEKYQIQVVPMHVVMEGKDYLDGELSVEEVFDYHSRTKKIPSTAATNVHEYHELFTKIRMNFPDSIVIHIGYTSKASASFQSALIAAEDFENLFLIDTLNVTGGLAAIVMYAVTLLEEDPSIDHVQLIEKIESVVPKTRLAFIPGSLDFLRAGGRVSNIAYIGGALLKIKPCIELKEGKLVSTRKYRGHMSIVAEKLMRDYLNEYDINRKQLYLIYSIGLGESIKRQVEIIAKETGFENVTWMQAGAMISTHAGPGGFGIAGIEK